The Bradyrhizobium diazoefficiens genome contains the following window.
ACCTGGGCTGGTGGCAAGCTCGATATAGCCTACGCCTGCATTGTCAAGAATTCCAAGCTCGAGGATCGGGCTGCGGCATACAAGCTGTTGCATGAGATGACACTCCCGGAGAACGAGGCGAAGTACGCGGAGATCCACACTACCCTCGGCGCCTCCGTCGACCTCGAACAGTATCTCCCCAAGGACCAACTCTGGAAATTCGCAAATAGCAAGCAAAACAAAATGGTTCAATGGCTCGAAAATTCTCAATGGTGGGCCGACAACGGCGAAGCCGTGAATAAAGAATGGCAGCAATTCAAGCTTAGCCTGTGAACGAGATCAACTCTCCTCTTCTTAGGGAAAGGCTGGAATAGGTGCTGGCCGATTCACAATCCGATACGCTCAATGAGTCATATGCGAACATTTCCCGTTCCTCCGCGCATGAAATGGCGCCTCCTCCGCATAAGAATGAAGGTGAGTTGGCCACGAGCCGCTCTTGCGGCTCGGGATTCATCACATCAGGCTTTGGCTTCCTGATCCCCTTGCTGGTGCTGATCGTCGTCGCCTTCGATGCCCCGATCGGATACATGCTGAGCTTGGCCTTCTGGGACAATACGAAGGGTTTCACTTTCCAGTCCTACGAGAGTCTCTTGGAAGCGCCGATCTATCTGCGCGTGCTGGCCAACACCTTGGGCATCTCCGTGATTGTCACCTTTGCAAACGTCGCGATCGGCTATCCGTTGGCACACTGGATGCGAAGTCTGAGCGGTCGCGCCAAAATCATCGTGATCGCTCTAGTCGTGCTGCCGTTCTGGGTTAGCGTTCTAGTGAGGACCTATGCCTGGATCGTCATTCTGGGCAATGATGGCCTCGTCAACCGCACGCTGCAATGGCTGGGGCTTACCCACACTCCGGTGCAATTCCTTTACAACGCGATTGGCGTGACCATCGGCATGACCGCCGTGCTGCTGCCATTACTGGTGCTGCCTCTGTACGCAGCCATGGTTCGCATTGACGACCGACTACTGCGGGCGGCGGCGTCGCTGGGCGCCCCGCCGCGAATGATATTCTGGAAGATCTACTTCCCGTTGACGATGCCGACGCTGGCCGCCTGCGCATTGCTGGTCTTCATGTTCTGCCTCGGCTTCTACATTACGCCCGCCATCCTCGGCGGCGGCCGTGTCTCCATGATCGCCAATGTACTCGACATGCTGATAAACCAGTTTCCGAATTGGGCACAGGCGTCGGCCATCTCGACAATACTTCTGGTCGTTATGCTGCTCATCTTCGCAGCCTACCGTCGTGTGGATCAAAAGGTATCGGCAAAATAGGCATGAAGAGGAATGCATGATCGGTAGTTCTTTGTGGGCGCGGAGCATCCTGGCAGCGATCGGAATTGCTGGCCTTCTGTTTCTTACGGCGCCGCTAGCCATCGTCATTCCGATGTCATTCTCCTCGGAGTCGGTGCTGACCTTTCCTCCATCCGACCTGTCACTGCGCTGGTATGAGGCATTCTTCGGCGATACGCGCTGGATGGATGCGATGCGAACGTCGGCGGTTTTGGCGCTGATCTCGTCGATCGTTGCGCTTGGCTTAGGCGGTCTTGCGGCCTACGGGCTGCGCCGCAGCTCTATTGGGGGCCGTGGCTGGGCAGAGGGAAACTTCCTTGCGCCCCTTTTCGCGCCCACGATCATCATCGCCGTCGCCCTCTATATCGGGCTCGCTAAAGTCGGCCTGCTTGGCAGCTTCATTGGGCTTGTCTTGGCGCACGCGATACTCAACGCGCCGCTCTGCGTGATG
Protein-coding sequences here:
- a CDS encoding ABC transporter permease — protein: MIGSSLWARSILAAIGIAGLLFLTAPLAIVIPMSFSSESVLTFPPSDLSLRWYEAFFGDTRWMDAMRTSAVLALISSIVALGLGGLAAYGLRRSSIGGRGWAEGNFLAPLFAPTIIIAVALYIGLAKVGLLGSFIGLVLAHAILNAPLCVMVLGVAIEEFDLRIEQVAWSLGASWFLTLRKVVLPVLAPSLLTSWIFAFMGSFDEVIVTSFIGGTYQTVPKMMFNQLKIEVDPTITVIATLLTTFTVLALAAVAAIRARLSKFKPFAVAQ
- a CDS encoding ABC transporter permease, with protein sequence MLADSQSDTLNESYANISRSSAHEMAPPPHKNEGELATSRSCGSGFITSGFGFLIPLLVLIVVAFDAPIGYMLSLAFWDNTKGFTFQSYESLLEAPIYLRVLANTLGISVIVTFANVAIGYPLAHWMRSLSGRAKIIVIALVVLPFWVSVLVRTYAWIVILGNDGLVNRTLQWLGLTHTPVQFLYNAIGVTIGMTAVLLPLLVLPLYAAMVRIDDRLLRAAASLGAPPRMIFWKIYFPLTMPTLAACALLVFMFCLGFYITPAILGGGRVSMIANVLDMLINQFPNWAQASAISTILLVVMLLIFAAYRRVDQKVSAK